The Raphanus sativus cultivar WK10039 chromosome 2, ASM80110v3, whole genome shotgun sequence DNA segment AGGTGAGACGCCTTTGCATTCTTGCATCTTTTGAACCAGTCGCTTTTGTATTTGATATGTCTTGAAGTGGAACTGTTGGTGTTTCTTGGCTGATTGCGTCTACCACTACGGCAAAATAAATCAATAAGGTTAAATAGTGTATTAACAATTTTGTGGCCATCAAGCTCTACCACTCTCATAAAAAAGAAATCACAACTCCATACcctgttttcttctctttgcaCTCGGTATGTAATCCGAgtcctcaattttttttttcctattgtTTCTATTCATCTCTCACCTGAATTTTCAAGAGGACATCAGTTCGGTATATACTTGAAAAGAAAATCGTCTATGGAGACAAAGTTCTTAGTGGTGTCCGACATCTACAACGATTGAGTTAGATAACGCAAATATCTGCATTCAGATCAAAAAGGAAACAGTAATAAGTTAGCGTCCTTTAAAAGGAAAGTAGGATATATTAACCGCCACTATTCTTTTTTGGGATCGTATGCGCGGGTCATTATGTGTAGCAGATCCAACCAAAGATCAATAGCTTATATATTCTATTGCTATGTTTAATCAATATTTTCTGAATAATAtcttatgtatttaaatatttaatagttattattatttattgtttataaatCTGGTAATTTTGTGCATTAATATACTAAAAAATTCTTCGATTTTGTATTGTGAAACTCAGAGTATGAATCGAATATATCActgttatttttatgaatacGTATATGATACTTAATTAGTctcttaaatataaattagataTTAAATAAGTCTAGCCAACATAATAAGAAAGAACAtcaatatatatgtacataaataaaaatcatataagaTTTGATTGATTTCGTgttacatataatataatttcattgtAATTACTCTCTAAAGTATGTTCATTATATGAGGATTATACACCGGATACTTAAATTTTACACATTTCAAAAACAACGATACTAATTATTTACTAAGTGAATCATGAAAGTAtgtaaaaattaatagaatcaaaaaaatataagtttccaatttttattaagaGTAAAGGCTTTAAATAGCAATCAAAAAGGACAAAACAATAAGATAGTagaaaaaaccaaaattaaacaTTAACTGAAACAAATACGGTAAATGATAAAATCACTCATGGAAACTTAAGCCTCTACCCCCTTGTAAGTAAACTCCTCTTTCAGTTCTAGCCACTGAATTcgttcttctccttcttcaccTTTTTACTGCACGCTACTCTTGTAACAGAGTTCTGATCAACTGCGTCGTCCAAAGTAATGATGGGTGTTCCAATGCGCTTGGCGGGAGTAAAATCGGAAGACTCGGATTTGCAAGACGAACCACCATTACACATCAGAGACCCCTTCAAAggacaaaaaatatatacacatagttaattgtatatattataatagatCAATACAAAGAATGTCAGAAAAGTTCACAGTAATAAACCTCAGGTGCATCGGAAAGAGCAGAAAACGACCCACCAAATGTGTTCTCACTTCCCTAATATCATAATAATCACCTCGATAAATACATACCTAATTCGATAAAATAATTCTAtaaagagaatatatatatgagtaaCCTTACCATAGCCGAGTCGGTGGAGTCAAATTCATTAATCATTGCAAGGTTGGTAACAATCTTGAGGACCTTGAAGGTGTCTTGTTTGTAAGTAAAATTCTCTTTCTCGATACCAATCTTGAACAGAAAAGTTTTTCCCACCAGATCAGTAAGACTGGGAGGCACCTCGTCAGGATCCTGAAACTTTTATAAACCACTGacatttttagaaaatacaaaataataactCATGTCATTTAGGACACCAGGATCTGATTTAACAACAAACCTCATTGTTTATCGGACCAGTGAGTTCAATGCATGGCCGGTGCAAAAGTTGTTGTGCAAGATTATCAAACATGAGCAACTTGCAATTAGCAGTATTGTCAAGGACAACAACATGCAACTTGTATCTAATATTATAAAAGACAACAAccacaaaatacaaaaaatcaTAAGACGTTATGTAGatctataaacataaaatgaaatttgtaaaatgttacTCTACACATAGTGTAACCGCATTTAAGCTTTAGAAATACCTTGGCAAGAGTTTGGGACTGTAAGTTTTGCATTTGGGGCAGTAATACTTGACTGTCTCAATATAGTCCTCATCTTCATCATCGATAGTATCATTAGGCACTGTCCAGACCTTTTTGGCACATACCTTGCAACTAAGATATTACCACCCCATGTCGGAATCAATGGCAGCAATGGAAGCCATCACAATACAGTTCCCAACctaagtttttaaaaatcatattaaataaaGAATGCTCATTTCTTTGCATTTAATAATCAGTTAAATAGTCTAACAAAATTCATCATACCTGTTTGGACTCCAACACCTCAGCAATAGTTTTCCGAGGGGTACGAATAAAGAAGTCATCCCTTTCAGACACACCGGAAACCAAAGCGAGAGGTTTAGGCTCAACAATAGTAAGTGACAAATCATCTTTTGGCAACCTGCGTTTGAATACTTTATATTAgaatttaactattttgaacATGATACTACAAAACATAAGCTATTTAATCTTTAAGCGACCCGTATTCTCTTTAGGGTTTCTATATTTTAGCTCACATAGGGGATCCAAAACTTACAGACGCATAAAGGCTTCGACCTCATCCATATGAGGATTTAGCGCGACGTCAGAAACATTGTATGCATTGGAGATGCTACGCTCTTctgtaaattataaaaatatgaataagaATCAGCTTTACCAAAGAGAGAACGCAATCCTTTTGGATCGTTGGGAGAGTATATGTTTACCTTTCCACACTTTGATTTTTCCAAACCGAACAACACATATAATTTTGTTCTGACCTTCCATCTGGACAGCATTACTTATCTCCTCCGCAAACTTGCCCCATAAAACCAAAGGTAGACGTTCATCCCTTCAAAACAAAGGAGATACGACTTTTATTAGTTGTGTAATAGATCATTTTAAAAGGACTGTGAAACTCTAAACATAGTATACTTGTGATTGCGTAGTTCCAAGGTAATCTTATGAGTGTCCTTGCCGTTCACTGATACGGCCTCCATATGAGACACCTCCACAATTTGCCCGATCACATCTGCATCAGAAAAGAGTTCTTATTAGAAACTGTTTTCGTAAATCGTACTACAATCAAAccatgtaattatatatatatatgtataatttactTACCAACCAAGAAATCATCATTAAGAGTTCCATCCAGCACATCACGATAGTTGACCGGATCCATTCCAGTCAGATTATTGGGCAACGCCTCACATATACGGACACGGGTCGTCGGTAGGAAAACAACCTTGTATAGATGCTTCGTTGAGCGATAAGAACCGCCGGTATTAGTCACCGTGAAATTGATGAGAACTTTGGTTTGACCCTGCTTCAGCAAATCTCTGAATTGACcaacttcttctttctttacagTTCCATGTATCTTGTCTCCCTAGCATATTCAGAAAAGGTAACATAGagcattaaaaaaatagaatctcTGTCGAATGGCCTAGCATATTTAACGTAATTAAAACCAAAGATAATTTCAAACTTACTCTGGCATCCACGAAGACCATCTCAATGGTTTCACCACCAGCGGCAGAATACTGGTTCCATAAACGGATGATCTTCACCTTAACTTTCCACATAGACTTGAATGGTTTCAAATCGGATATAAGGTTCATCGCAGCCATTAGTGAAATACTTGGTAAGTTTAGTAAGATGCTTTGTCGTGATGAATATGGGGATGACTTACCTCGACATCTGCCTATATAGAAGGATTGCTTGGGTCTCAAGTAGAAATTTAATGCATAATATCCTTTCAATTAATACACGATATTGAGCCTCTCTATCAAGCAAAGGTCTAATTATTGAGATATGGTATATATTTTTCGTAATGAAATCTTTGAGATCTTAATAATTCCGATTTATGGTATCATAATTTACGGATCAGATATTAGTAATAccatatacaaaataatttaaatattgcTATATATATTCTATCAATCAATGAAATATATTAAGCTTGTGAATCACTGCGAGAATCGTTTAATAAATGATAGAAGTACGATTACATATATCGTTATGTGAaagaataatataataaattcattTAATATATCTTTAATGAGGTTTCAGCATTTATACCCATTATAGTTTTTGAGCTATAATATTCCGGATATTATTATGGTAATTAGTTACTCATATTCatcttttcaattttattacAGAAACAGaaataatctatatattttgcaAACTTGCCAAATAAAGAGCCCTACTTTCCTTTGGCctaaagtattatataaaatatctacTAAAAAGCCTATTATTGTCTAAGTCGTAAATGTCCAATGATTAGAAATTTGCATTATGATAAAGGAAGTGTCTAATATTTTCGTAATATGCTTGCACTATGCGTATTCGTTTTAACGAATGTAACCTTAAACTTATGATTTTagtgcatcttcttcttcgtttgaGAATACCACATTCCCAGAATTTAACCGAATTATGTTTATTGACAATAGCAAGTCAATAGGCCTTAAAGATATGATAAATTAAAGATCTAACCGCGGGTTGTTATGAAAAAACGACATgactaaattattaatttaatagaaCAGAGGCttcacaataaaaaaaaacataaaaaggtCTAATAAAACTTCCAACAAATCTCAGCGAATtcgaaaaaaaaattccaaaattcaaaaacgaaagataaacataataaaaaatccaaaataaaagcCTCTGCTCCAGACAACATAGAACGTCATCATGACTCTAGCCACTTCTCTCgatcttttctttcttcatccTTACGGAACACGCCATTCTTGTAACAGAGTACTGATCAAAAGCGTTCTCCAAATTGACGATTGGTGGCCTGCTGCGCTTACATGGTATCGGTCCATTAGCATAATCCGAATAACCATGATCGTTCACCGATCCCTGAAAATCAGAATATCAAAATGCTTAAATTCATCAGCATTCATAATTGATAACTTGATAAAATTCTATACATATGATTTATCTATTTACATCGGGTGCATCCAACTGAGTTGAAACTCCACCAATTACCATGTGTTCACACACCATGTTTTCAATTCCCTACATAAAACAcgtcaaaattttaaaccaatgGTCCACAAATGGTTCCCAAAAATAAGTAAGACTACTACAGAACAAAACTTTACCGTCGGAGTCTGAGTCGCTTCGTACTCAGTTATCATACCAGGATTTGTGATAATGTTAAGGACCTTAAATGTGTCGTGCTTGTAAACAAAATTATCTTTCTCAATCCCAAtcttaaaaaggaaagtttttCCCTTCAGATCGTGTAGTATGGGGGGCAACACATCAGGATCCTGAATCTACATAAGAGCCAACGATTCAGAATAATTTATACAATGCCATTTTCCATTGATATAATTTTcgtaaatattaattttagattcgTGGGACATAGATACCTCATCAACCACTGGACCAGTCAGCTCAATACATGGCTGGTGCAACAATTGAAGTGCAAGATTGTCAAAGACGATAAACTTGCAGTCTAGGGTATTGTCAAAGACCACCAGATGTAGCTTGTACCTAATTTTATGTAATGTTAATACCCAGGTCATATTAGTACTAAGGAAGCTCATTAAACTTTCCCATTAAAGGTTGTAAAAACATACCTTGGCAACAGTTTGGGACTGTGAGTCTTGCATTTGGGACAATAGTAATTGTGTGCAAGAACATCGTGATCATCTCCATCATCATAGTTGTCAGAAGGTACTGTTAGAACCTTCTTTGCACACACCTTGCAGCTCAGGTAATACCAACCCATGTCAGAATCAATAGCCGCAATTGTAGCCATCACAATACACCTCTCCACCTGCATCATAGTACACAAAAGTGAGAAAGCTAGATAAATACAATGTTTTTATTGTCACAAAGGTATTATTACATTAATGAATCATAACCTGTTTCGATTCAAATAATTCTGCTATTGTTTTCCTAGGTGTGTGAATAAAAAAGTCATCCTTCACAGACACTTCATTCGTCAATGCAAGGCTAGGTTTAGAATCAACCATAGTTAATTTCAAATCACCTTTGGGTAGCCTgcattaattacaaaaattgctCAGTGTTCtcaatctttaaaaaaaaaacacaatcgcCAGGAACTATGAACATTACTATTCTATATATAATCATATCGGATATAACACTTACAGATGAAAAAAGGCATCTAGCTCA contains these protein-coding regions:
- the LOC130508520 gene encoding uncharacterized protein LOC130508520, whose product is MAAMNLISDLKPFKSMWKVKVKIIRLWNQYSAAGGETIEMVFVDARGDKIHGTVKKEEVGQFRDLLKQGQTKVLINFTVTNTGGSYRSTKHLYKVVFLPTTRVRICEALPNNLTGMDPVNYRDVLDGTLNDDFLVDVIGQIVEVSHMEAVSVNGKDTHKITLELRNHKDERLPLVLWGKFAEEISNAVQMEGQNKIICVVRFGKIKVWKEERSISNAYNVSDVALNPHMDEVEAFMRLLPKDDLSLTIVEPKPLALVSGVSERDDFFIRTPRKTIAEVLESKQVWTVPNDTIDDEDEDYIETVKYYCPKCKTYSPKLLPRYKLHVVVLDNTANCKLLMFDNLAQQLLHRPCIELTGPINNEDPDEVPPSLTDLVGKTFLFKIGIEKENFTYKQDTFKVLKIVTNLAMINEFDSTDSAMGSENTFGGSFSALSDAPEGSLMCNGGSSCKSESSDFTPAKRIGTPIITLDDAVDQNSVTRVACSKKVKKEKNEFSG
- the LOC130508521 gene encoding uncharacterized protein LOC130508521 yields the protein MAPMNRISELKPFKSMWKIKVKIIRLWNQFSAAGGETIELVFVDAWGDKIHGTVKKDEVAQFRDVLKQGKTKLLINFTVTHCSGPYRTTKHLYKIVFLPTTRVRICEVLPNSLTGLVPVNYRDVLNGTLNEDFLVDVIGQIVEVSHLEVVSVNGKDIQKIALELQNNEDDRLPLVLWGKFAEDISEAVQLRSVNKIVCVVRFGKIKQWKGVRSISNAYNVSDVSLNPRMDELDAFFHLLPKGDLKLTMVDSKPSLALTNEVSVKDDFFIHTPRKTIAELFESKQVERCIVMATIAAIDSDMGWYYLSCKVCAKKVLTVPSDNYDDGDDHDVLAHNYYCPKCKTHSPKLLPRYKLHLVVFDNTLDCKFIVFDNLALQLLHQPCIELTGPVVDEIQDPDVLPPILHDLKGKTFLFKIGIEKDNFVYKHDTFKVLNIITNPGMITEYEATQTPTGIENMVCEHMVIGGVSTQLDAPDGSVNDHGYSDYANGPIPCKRSRPPIVNLENAFDQYSVTRMACSVRMKKEKIERSG